Genomic DNA from Anaerolineales bacterium:
AAGGAGACTCGCCGACACACACTGCCATCTCGTGCTGGCCCAGTTCGACAAGGATCGAATCGAAGTAATCGAACGAGCCCAAGAAGCGGGCGTGGAGCGCATTCTCGTTCCGGGAATCGATCTCATAACCAGCCGACTGGCGGTAGAATTATCACAGAGTAACGCGAATATACATGCGGCTGTTGGAATTCACCCACATGACGCTCGTACGTGGGATTCCAACACTGCGGCGGAGATCGGCGAGCTCGCCCGTTCTGCGGGTGTCGTTGCGATAGGCGAAATCGGGCTGGATTACTACCGGAACCTTTCCACGCCGCAGCAGCAAAAACACGCCTTCCTGGATCAATTAACACTCGCCGCCGAGATTGGACTGCCCGTCGTGATTCATAATCGTGAAGCGACACAGGATGTTATTGAAAATTTACTTCAATGGTCTCGAGATCTACCCGAATCCCTTCGAGGACGTGCCGGCGTGCTGCATGCGTATTCAGCGGACATCGAGACCGCTCTTCTCGCCGCAGAAGCTGGTTTCTATTTCGGTGTGGCGGGCCCGGTGACCTTTCGCAGCGCAGAGCCTTTACGTGAAGTCGTGTCGCAAATACCGATCACGAGGTTATTACTGGAAACGGATTCCCCCTATCTCACACCGCAGCCCTTTCGCGGCAAACGCAACGAACCTGCCTACGTGAGATTTATTGCCGAGAAATTTGCGGGTATCATGGGGATAAACGAGAGTCAGGCAGCGGATGCAACTTGGCAAAATGCCGCGACTCTCTTCGATTGGAATCATGGAAACGACGACCGTAACCTTCTTTGATCTCATCCGCTCCCAACTTTCCGAGGTGGAGCAGAAGATGCGCATCAGTCCGGGTCAACACGACCCGAACTTGATTGCCGCGCTCGAACACATCCTCTCATCCGGCGGGAAACGCATCCGGCCGGCCTTGGTCCTGCTTTCAGCGGGCATGTTGGGCGCCGATTGTGAAGATGCGATCACACTTGCAGCTTCGGTGGAGATGCTGCATACGGCGACCCTCGTCCACGACGACCTGATCGACGGCGCTTCCTTGCGCAGAGGGATTCCGACCATCAACGCCACACTAGGACCCGGCACAACGGTATTGACGGGGGATTACATCTTCGCCCGCGCCGCGTACCTGGCGGCAGAAATCGGTCGACAGGCGCTGATGAAAATCTTCGCCCGCACGCTGATGACGATCGTCAATGGAGAAATCTCGCAGATGTACGCCACAAGCAGCAACGACGACGGCATCCCGGATTACCTCGAACGTATCTACGCAAAAACCGCCTCGCTGTTCGAAGTCTCCACGGAAGGCGCCGCGATCCTGAGCGATGTCGATGAAGCTACGCTTTCTGCGATGAAATCGTTCGGATACAACATCGGCATGGCGTTTCAGATCGTGGATGACATATTGGATTTCACCGCCGATCAGGAACGGCTTGGAAAACCCGCCGCCAACGATCTACGACAGGGCTTGATCACCCTCCCGGTACTTTGTTATCTCTCATCGATTTCCGATGGTGGGAAATTGCGCAATCAGATTGCCGAGCAGAAATGTGACGAAGAAACGCTTACAGAAATCACCTCTGCGATCCGTTCCTCGAACGCGATAGAGCAAGCACTCGACCAGGCTCGAGAATTCGTCGAAACGGGAAGGGTCATCTTGAAGGACATGCCCGCCAATCAGGAACGAAGGGCTTTATACGAACTCGCAGATCACATCATCACCCGCAATTCATGAAACATTATTCCGAGAAGGTTCTGAAATCAGAAAGCATCGATTGACGTTCCACGGATTGCCTGGAGATCGGTATGGAACAAACGAACGTTTTCGCCTCGACCCACCCGCTCGTAGCACATAAACTGAGCAAACTGCGCAGAGAGGAC
This window encodes:
- a CDS encoding TatD family hydrolase; the encoded protein is MNASTRRLADTHCHLVLAQFDKDRIEVIERAQEAGVERILVPGIDLITSRLAVELSQSNANIHAAVGIHPHDARTWDSNTAAEIGELARSAGVVAIGEIGLDYYRNLSTPQQQKHAFLDQLTLAAEIGLPVVIHNREATQDVIENLLQWSRDLPESLRGRAGVLHAYSADIETALLAAEAGFYFGVAGPVTFRSAEPLREVVSQIPITRLLLETDSPYLTPQPFRGKRNEPAYVRFIAEKFAGIMGINESQAADATWQNAATLFDWNHGNDDRNLL
- a CDS encoding polyprenyl synthetase family protein; translation: METTTVTFFDLIRSQLSEVEQKMRISPGQHDPNLIAALEHILSSGGKRIRPALVLLSAGMLGADCEDAITLAASVEMLHTATLVHDDLIDGASLRRGIPTINATLGPGTTVLTGDYIFARAAYLAAEIGRQALMKIFARTLMTIVNGEISQMYATSSNDDGIPDYLERIYAKTASLFEVSTEGAAILSDVDEATLSAMKSFGYNIGMAFQIVDDILDFTADQERLGKPAANDLRQGLITLPVLCYLSSISDGGKLRNQIAEQKCDEETLTEITSAIRSSNAIEQALDQAREFVETGRVILKDMPANQERRALYELADHIITRNS